The Primulina tabacum isolate GXHZ01 chromosome 1, ASM2559414v2, whole genome shotgun sequence genome contains the following window.
ACGGAGCCAAGAGTGATGTGTTTATCACTCAACAAAAGAGGAGAAAAATACTCAGTTTGACTCTGGATTGATCCAATTCGATAAACATTCTTAATTAGATTTAGAGTATAATTTTCGTTAACAATTATCTTAATCCCTACACTTCTTTCCTTATTAATTATGTTAGGTTAATTTTAACTGGTATAGGCTAAAATGTATAGTTTTTTGTGCATATTTATTGTGTGCCACACATATGTAGATAATCACACCAAAGTTCTATCATAAAATCTTACCGAAAAACCAAATTTCTATtaatatattcattatattacatcataataatttatttttaatttaatttcgtgggaacttttttttttcttgaaaataataattttttcggGATTCTCTCCTTCCCCAAACAATGATAATcacaataattataattttggtATATTTGCATGGTCAAGGTTCACATTTTGTGTGTGGCCAGATCAAGTTATACAATGCCACTTGTCCCCCCAATCCGCCTATATATGCCAGGTTACAGTCCGCCAACCGATTGCACATACACCGCTCACGCACTAAAAAGGTGTAGGGGTCCTTGCGCCTTCGATTTATTGGTTTCTAGGCGCTCCTTCGTTGAATCCTCAGCCGATTTTCAACGAAGAAAAAGATGTTTATTGAGAGTTTTCAGGTAGACAGCCCGAATGTCAAGTATTCTGATGGTGAGATTCAGTCCGTGTACAATTATGAGACCACGGAGCTTGTTCACGAGAACAGAAATGGCACCTATCAATGGATTGTGAAGCCGAAGACCGTGAAATACGAGTTTAAGACCGATGCCCGTGTGCCTAAACTGGGGTAGTTTCGTTGATTATGGCGTTAATGTGTTGCTGTTGCGAGATTATGGCACATGCATTTCAATTATTGTGTTTCATTTCGTGTCTTCTGATTTTTTGTGTTCTTGTCGTGGGTTTTGTAGGGTTATGCTTGTTGGATGGGGAGGCAACAATGGTTCGACCCTTACTGCTGGTGTCATTGCGAATCGAgagtgagttttttttttttttaatataaatttggatatggttaatttttttgtttttaaaaaatggaaTAGAATCAAACGTTTGTGGGATTTTGTTGGTGAATCTCAGAAGGAAATCTGTGAATTTGTGACTGTTGGTATAATATTTTCAAGACAAGATTCTACGGAAAACGGAAACAACTTTTTGGAATTTATATCCGTATTCCTTGTAAAACAAAAAGATTCATTTTTTCATGGTTTTTCCTTGGTTCTCTGTCATTTTGTGGAAGCGTGACAAAATTTTTGAGACATGGGTTGAATGATTTTCAGAGGGATTTCATGGGCAACAAAAGACAAGGTTCAACAAGCCAATTATTTTGGGTCACTCACCCAGGCATCCTCAATCAGAGTTGGTTCTTTCAATGGGGAAGAAATCTATGCCCCATTCAAGAGCTTGCTCCCCATGGTACAGTACCCCTATGTTTCCTCTGAATCTCTGatgtatattttaatataatttacataaagtataaatgatttttgtttttgaatatGAATAGGTGAACccagatgatattatatttgggggATGGGATATCAGTAACATGAACTTGGCTGATTCAATGGGAAGGGCTAAAGTATTAGATATTGATCTTCAGAAGCAGCTTAGGTCCTACATGGAACACATGGTTCCACTCCCAGGAATCTACGACCCAGATTTCATTGCTGCAAATCAAGGGTCACGTGCGGACAACGTGATCAAAGGAACCAAGAAACAACAAGTTGAGCAAGTTATAAAAGACATTAGGTACTtagttttaatgtttttttttatttcttcatgTCAATATATTATTGTATTCATGTCACTTGACTCAGGTTGGTGTCTTCTGCTATATAAGTCTGAACTTTACTTGGGCTTTAGGACGATGTTCTACTGATTTTGCATCTCTGTGTATTCTGTGGGGCATGCTGAAATATGTAGAATTGTTCCTTGGCTAATGgcgttgaatttgttgattttttcaaattggATTTTTTGCTGTGATCAAGTGATGGTGGAGTTCACAAAGTGCCACACATAATCTACTTCTtgaaatgaaattaagaaaataaatatgttttgagtgGTGTAGAAGAGATGAGGAACATCATAAGATCACTTTTTTCAGCTGGGGCAGCAGGCAATGCCAGAACTAAGAGTTCAAGTAGAATGAAACAACTTATATATACATCACACCCCaattaatttttgcttaatacattgattgatatatataagttttttttaaagaaatcaGTTGGTGTGGTGGTGATTTTATCTGTCTTTTTGcaaaatgttgaaaattatgaaaagaaGTGGGAAAGAGAGAATGTAATTTGACGGCTTATGCCTCGAACTACTTTGGTCCCCATCTTAAATTATTTGAACTCAGCCACTTTTTGGACAACTAGGCAACTATCATAACCCTTTAAACATATTccagaattttttaaaaatatttgtttttttttgttgagaAAATAACGTCAAGATGAGTTTCTGAGTTTTGTATTAACTTGGAGAGCTCTATGATTTTGTTAGGGAGTTTAAGGAGAAAAATAAGGTGGACAAGATAGTGGTGTTGTGGACAGCCAACACCGAAAGATACAGTAATGTTGTTGTTGGTCTCAATGATACAGTAGAAAGCCTCATGGCCTCACTTGAGAGAAACGAGGCCGAAATATCTCCTTCAACCTTGTTTGCCATTGCTTGTATTCTTGAAAATGTGCCCTTCATCAATGGCAGCCCCCAAAACACTTTCGTTCCAGGTAAATTTAATAATCTTATAACCAAAATTTTAATGTCGAAAGTGGTAATTAATCATAGTCATCTCGATTGTCCAGGGCTGATTGATTTGGCGATTCAAAGGAACAGTTTGATAGGCGGAGATGATTTTAAGAGTGGCCAAACCAAGATGAAGTCAGTGCTTGTTGATTTTCTTGTTGGAGCTGGTATCAAGGTACATCACATTCTTTTGATAAACTATGCATCATGTTCAAGAttgttttgtattttttttgggtgtgttaatttaattttgtttactGCTACAGCCAACATCGATAGTGAGCTATAATCATTTGGGAAACAATGATGGGATGAATCTGTCGGCGCCTCAAACTTTCCGGTCTAAGGAGATTTCTAAAAGCAATGTTGTTGACGACATGGTTGCTAGCAATGGCATCCTTTATGAACCTGGAGAGCACCCTGACCATGTGGTGGTTATCAAGGTATGACCACCATCAATTTTGATTTGCATATACATACTCAATACATATATTGGTAATTTGCATTCTGGTAATAGAAAATTTTGTTAAATCTTGATTAATAACCGCATTTCCTGTGGGGTGGATGAACGTATAGTATGTGCCATACGTGGGAGATAGCAAGAGAGCTATGGAT
Protein-coding sequences here:
- the LOC142531622 gene encoding inositol-3-phosphate synthase gives rise to the protein MFIESFQVDSPNVKYSDGEIQSVYNYETTELVHENRNGTYQWIVKPKTVKYEFKTDARVPKLGVMLVGWGGNNGSTLTAGVIANREGISWATKDKVQQANYFGSLTQASSIRVGSFNGEEIYAPFKSLLPMVNPDDIIFGGWDISNMNLADSMGRAKVLDIDLQKQLRSYMEHMVPLPGIYDPDFIAANQGSRADNVIKGTKKQQVEQVIKDIREFKEKNKVDKIVVLWTANTERYSNVVVGLNDTVESLMASLERNEAEISPSTLFAIACILENVPFINGSPQNTFVPGLIDLAIQRNSLIGGDDFKSGQTKMKSVLVDFLVGAGIKPTSIVSYNHLGNNDGMNLSAPQTFRSKEISKSNVVDDMVASNGILYEPGEHPDHVVVIKYVPYVGDSKRAMDEYISEIFMGGISTIVLHNTCEDSLLAAPIILDLVLIAELSTRIQLKAEEEGKFHSFHPVATILSYLTKAPLVPPGTPVVNALSKQRAMLENILRACVGLAPENNMILEYK